One segment of Brassica napus cultivar Da-Ae chromosome C3, Da-Ae, whole genome shotgun sequence DNA contains the following:
- the LOC111210277 gene encoding uncharacterized protein LOC111210277: MVERLPGVAPPIRKSNPDSYADTPFAYQITLIEMPMKFSFPSIKEYDGPSDSDDHVTQYMQRMLALALPKESREAIMCKGFGSILTGPALQWYINLPSRSISSFAILSDKFEEQFASSRDLEKTYDGLYEILQHRAEPPRGYITRFNQEKVAITGCNIPTAIFSFKRGLLPDGDLYKELTKYQCKSMEDVLSRAWAQVKWEEDVANCAKAQLKQDSKAVRPDRSERDERPSPRPTRDSGSRSRGRYKSRLIEKEEGMVAST; this comes from the coding sequence ATGGTGGAAAGGCTCCCAGGGGTAGCTCCACCCATCCGAAAAAGCAACCCCGACTCCTACGCTGACACTCCTTTCGCATATCAGATCACCCTGATCGAGATGCCCATGAAGTTTTCCTTTCCCAGCATAAAAGAGTATGATGGTCCTAGCGATTCGGACGATCATGTCACCCAATACATGCAAAGGATGCTCGCGCTAGCACTCCCAAAGGAGTCGCGAGAAGCTATCATGTGCAAGGGATTCGGCTCAATCCTGACCGGACCCGCCTTGCAATGGTACATCAATCTACCCTCCAGGTCCATATCCTCCTTTGCTATCCTCAGCGACAAGTTCGAGGAGCAATTCGCCAGCAGCAGAGACCTGGAGAAAACCTATGACGGTCTGTACGAAATCCTCCAGCATCGGGCTGAACCCCCGCGAGGCTACATAACCCGCTTCAATCAAGAGAAGGTGGCCATTACCGGATGCAACATCCCCACCGCAATCTTTTCCTTCAAGAGAGGATTGCTTCCCGACGGGGACCTCTACAAGGAGCTGACTAAATACCAGTGCAAAAGCATGGAAGACGTGCTATCCCGAGCCTGGGCACAAGTAAAATGGGAAGAAGACGTCGCCAATTGCGCTAAGGCGCAACTAAAGCAAGATTCCAAGGCGGTCAGACCGGACCGAAGTGAGCGAGACGAGAGACCCTCTCCAAGACCAACAAGGGATTCCGGGAGCAGAAGCCGGGGTAGATACAAGAGCCGGCTGATCGAGAAGGAAGAAGGGATGGTAGCGTCCACGTAG